DNA from Amycolatopsis sp. DSM 110486:
CCTGCGCCCGTTCAAGCTCGAGGACCTCGACGCGCTGAACTCCTTCCAGTCCCGGGCCGACGTCGCCCGCTACCTCTACTGGGGACCGCGCAGCCGGGCCGAATCCGCCGCCGCCCTCGCGAAGCGCGTGCACAGCTCCTCGCTGACCCAGGAGGGCCAGTTCCTCGCCGTCGCGGTCGAACTCGCCGAGACCGGCCAGCTGATCGGCGACCTGAACCTCGAGTACCTCAGCTCCGAGCACCGCCAGGGCGAGATCGGGTTCGTCTTCCACCCCGACCACCACGGCCGCGGCCTCGCGCTGGAGGCCACGAAAGAGCTGCTGCGCCTCGGGTTCGAGGACCTGGGCCTGCACCGCGTCGTGGGGCGTTGCGACGGCCGCAACAGCGCGTCGAGCGCCCTGATGGAACGCCTCGGGATGCGCAAGGAAGCGCACCTGAAGGAGAACGAGATCGTCAAGGGCGACTGGACCGACGAACTGGTCTACGCCATGCTCGAAGACGAGTGGAAGGAAGGCGCCACCGGCTGACCGGTGTCGTGGCCGGCGGGTCCGACGGCGACCGGCGCCACAGGCGGGCCGGGTTCCAGGCGCCGCTCCGGAGCCGATGAGGCAGCATGGGCGCGTGCTCTTCGAGAAGATCGGACGCCCCGGGCTGTACCGGCTGGCCTACCACGATCCCGAGCTGGTGCACGAGCGCACCGTGCGGCTGCTGAGCCGTGTGGGGCCCGCGCTCGGGCCGCTCGGGCGCGTCTACGGCACCGACGACCCGGTGACCGTGCTGGGGCTGCGGTTCCCGAACCGCGTGGGGCTGGCCGCGGGCATGGACAAGAACGGGCGCGCGCTCACGGCGTGGCCGGCGCTGGGGTTCGGGTTCGTCGAGGTCGGCACCGTCACTCGGCACGCGCAGCCGGGAAACCCGAAGCCGCGGCTGTTCAGCCTCCCCGAGAGCGACGCCGTGATCAACCGGATGGGCTTCAACAACGACGGCGCCGAAGCCCTGGCCCGCCGGCTCGCCGCGCAGGGCAAGCCCCGCGTGCCGCTGGGGATCAGCATCGGCAAGTCCAAGGTGACCCCGCTCGACGAGGCCGTGGCCGACTACCGCTTCTCGCTGCGCGTGCTGCACCCCTACGCCGACTACTTCGCGATCAACGTCAGCTCGCCCAACACCCCGGGGCTGCGCGCGTTGCAGGACAAGGCCGCGCTGGGCGAGCTGCTCGCCGAGCTGCGCAAGACGTCCGCCGAGCTGGGCGGGGACACGCCGCTGCTGGTGAAGGTCGCGCCGGACCTCACGGACGAGGCGCTCGCGGAGCTGCTCGAGGTGTGCCTCGGCCACGGCGTCGCGGGGCTCATCGCCACCAACACCACGCTCTCGCGCGACGGCGTCGCCCCGGCCGAAGCGCACCTCGCCACCGAAGCCGGCGGCCTGTCCGGCCGCCCGCTCACGGCGCGCTCGCTCGAAGTCGTCCGCTTCGTCCACGGGCGCACCGAAGGCAAGCTGCCGATCATCGGCGTCGGCGGCATCCTCGGCCCCGACGACGCGAGCCGGCTGCTCGACGCCGGCGCCAGCCTCGTGCAGCTCTACACCGGCTTCGCACTTCACGGACCGGCGCTGGTGCGCCGCGTCAGCCGGGGGATCGCAGGCCGGCCGTGCTGACGAACCGCAGGTAGCCGCGCCACGATTCGTACCGGTCGAGGTTCGGCGCGCCACCTGTGGCGGCCGGTGGGCACAGCACCGCGAGCGGCGTACTGCCGTCCTCCAGCTCCACGTGCCCGAGCACGAACGGCTCCGGCAGCGCCGCCGCGAACTGGCCGAAGCCCGCCGGCGAAAGCCGCCAGAGTTCGCCGTCGAGCGCGCCGCTGCCGGGGATCACGCCGGGCTGCGGCGGTTCGGTGTCGAGCAGCACCATGCGGTACCGCTCGGCGGTCTGGACCGGCGTCACGAACCGCGCGCCCCGCAGTTCGCCGTGCAGCGGCTGGCCGCGCAGGTGGGCGCCGAACACGACCAGGTCGACCCCTTCTGCCGGGTACGGCTCGCTCGCCTGCTCCCCGGTGAGCACCGCGGCGAGGTCGAGCGCGATCTGGTCCTCGAACGCCCGCACAGCGATCGTGACGCCGAACGGTCGCTGGTCCCCCGGCGCGACCGGCACGGTCACGGCGGCGAGGTCGAGGACGTTCACGAACGCGCTGTACGTCCCCAGCCGCGCGCTCACGCCGAGCGGATCTGCCAGTGCCTCGCGGAGGTCCGGGTGGTCGGGCACGGTGGGCAGCAGCAGCGCGTCGCACTCGCCGAGCGCATCGCGGGCCGCCGCGCGCAACCGGGCGACCTGGCCGTGGGCGTCGGCGAGCTCGTGGGCGAGGTGGGTGCCCGCCGCGGCGACGAGTCCGGCGACCGTCGGATCGACGCCTTCCGGTTTCCCGGCCAGCACGTCTCCGGCCGACGCGAAGCGCTCGGCCACCAGCGCGCTGCCGGAGAGCAGCTCTCCGGCTTCGAAGAACACGCCGAGATCGATCGGCTCGATCACCGCGCCGGACGCCTCCAGCGACGCCACGGCCACGCCGAAAGCGCGCCTCGCCGGTCCGGACAACGCGGCGAGCCCGGCGACGTCGGGGATCGCGACCCGCGGCCGCTCCCCCGCGCCGAGGCGGACGTCGGCGGGCCACTCGCGCACGGACGCGTCCTGGCCGTCCGGGCCGGTCAGCGCGGCGAGCGCGCGCTGGCCGAGCTTGAGGGTGCTCGCGAACACCGAAACGCAGTCGAACGACGGCGACGCCGGGAAAACCCCGGTCCTCGGCACGAGCCCGAGGGTCGGTTTGAGGCCGACGACGGCGTTCAGCGCCGCGGGAACCCGGCCGGAGCCGGCGGTGTCAGTACCGAGCGCGAGGTCGGCGATTCCGAGCGCGACGGCCACGGCAGAACCGCTGCTGGACCCACCCGCGACCTTCTGGGGGTCGCCGGCCGAAGCCACCGCGCCGTACGGGCTGCGCGTGCCGGCCAGCCCGGAGGCGAATTGATCGAGGTTCGTCTTGCCCAGCACCACGGCACCCGCGCCGGTGAGCCGCGTGACCGCCGTGGCGCTGGTCACGGGCACCCGAGAAAAACCCGGGCACCCCGCGGTGGTGGGCAGCCCGGCGACGTCGATGAGGTCCGTGACCGCGACGACGGTCCCGGCCAGCGGGAGGTCCTCCCCGGCGCGGACGCGCTCGTCGACGGCCTTCGCGTCGACCAGCACCTCTTCCAGCGTGCGGAGGCTGATCCACAGCTCGGGGCGGTCGACTTGCGCGAGGCGTTCGAACGCGGCCACCACCCTCTGGTGCGAGCCGGGCGGGGGGACGGGCACGGGTTCCGGTTCGGGCGGGAGCGTGGTCACGGAGGGTCCTTTCCTCGACGGAACGGATGAGTCCACTGTGTACGACCGGCGCCGCGGAACCTCAGGCCACGGCGCTGATCCTGGCGGGTGCCACCACTGACTTCATGAGAAAAACGTTAAACCGCACGCGTTTCCGTAACCAGCTGTTTCGGATTACGCCATTGTTTCGGTATTCGGGGACACTCACCCACCGTCGGCGCGGGGTGACGAGGACTAGGCCGACCGGAAACCCAAACTGCGCCATCCGGCTCGTTCCGGTGCCGCACACAGCACTCGGTCACCGCACAGGAATCCGTACACGCGGGAAAAATCACCCGCGGAAAATCCGCCGAACCGCGTGGCGGCCCCTAGGACAGGTCCCGCAACGCCAACGCGAGCCCCGCGAGGTGGTCGGTCGCGTCGGTCAACGCCTGCTTGGACGTGCCCATGCCGTCGCTGCTGGCCGCGACCGCGCGTCCCGCCGCCGCGACCAGGCTGCCGAAGCCTTCGATGCCGTCGTCCAGCTGCTCGCGCAGCTTCGCCACGGCCGCATCCAGCGCGCCGCGCTCACGTTCGGGGGCGGAGTTGCGGCCGCGTTCGATGGCCTGGATGCGGGCGGCCAGACCACGCAGGGCGCGGGCCGCTTCCTGGGCCGTGGCACGGGCGTCGGCCACGGAGACCTCGGGGACGGCCGTGGTGCCCAGCGAGGTGGGCACGGACAGCTGCCGCAGCAGCTCGCCGAGGGAGGCTTCGGACTCCGCCAGCCGTTCCATCGGTTCGCGGGCGGCCGAGGCGGCCGGGGGCAGCGGCGGCGGGGCCGCGCTGCTCGCCGCGGGGAGTTCGAGTTTCTTCAGCTGGCGGAGCTTCAGGCCGGTCCGCACGCTGAACGTGCCGAACACGACCGTGCCGAAGCCCGCGAGCACGGTCTGGGCCACGTCGGTGCCGCCGGCGCCCATCAGGCCGGTGCCGGCGAGCACGGTCAGGACGCCGAGCAGGATCGTGATGAGCAGCCACAACGTGAGCACCCTGGAGGTGCGGGTGATGCGCCGCTGGTGCTTGGCCGCGGGTTCGTTCCACCGCTGCCACTTCGCGCGCGCCTCGGCGACGGCCGGGACCTGGCCGGCCACCTGCGCGAACGCGGTGGGCACGGCGGTCCGGCGCACCACGGGCGGCGCGGGACGTTTCGGCGAGGACGGCCTCGCGGCGGGCTTCCCGCCGGCCTCATCGGCCGGCGGGAAGTACCGCTGCAGCTTCTCCTGGGCACGCTGGGCGTACTCCGGCAGCTTCTCGATGTGCTTCTCGAGCTTGGCGTTGAACTCGTTGAAGTCCCGCCGTCTGCCGCTGCCGGCCATGCCCCACCCCCGGGAGTCGTCCTCGAGCCCGGCGATCAGGCCGGGTTCTTGCCCTGCTCGGCCTGCACGCGGGCCTGGACCTCACGCTGGATGTCCGCGCTGGCGGCTGTGCCGGCCGACTTCGCGGCGCCGCCACCGTCGGTGACCTGCGCGACCGAGTCACCACGCATCGACGCGCGGATCTGCTCCAGGCGCGAGTGGCCCGCCATCTGCGTGGCGGACTCCTGCACCTCGAGCATGCGGCCCTGCACCGAGTTCTGCGCCAGCTCAGCCGAGCCCAGCGCGGTGGTGTAGCGCTTCTCGATCTTGTCGCGAACCTCTTCCAGCGACGGCGTGTTGCCCGGCGCGGCCAGCTGGCTCATCTGGTTCAGCGACGCGGAGACCTGCTCCTGCATCTTCGCCTGCTCCAGCTGCGAGAGCAGCTTGGTGCGCTCGGCCAGCTTCTGCTGCAGCATCGTGGCGTTGCGCTCCACGGCCTTCTTGGCCTGGCCCGCGGCCTGCAGCGACTGGTCGTGCAGCGTCTTGAGGTCCTCGATGCTCTGCTCGGCCGTGACGAGCTGCGCGGCGAAGCTCTCCGCCGCCGTCTCGAAATCGGTCGCCTTCTGCTCGTCGCCCTTGCCGCGGGCCTCGTCGGCGAGCACCAGGGCCTGCCGGGTCGACGCCTGCAGCTTCTCGACCTCGCCGAGCTGCCGGTTGAGCTTCATCTCCAGCTGACGCTGGTTGCCGATCACGGAGGCGGCCTGCTGCGTCAGCGCCTGGTGGTTGCGCTGTGCCTCCTCGATGGCCTGCTGGATCTGCACCTTCGGGTCGGCGTGCTCGTCGATTTTCGACGAGAACGACGCCATGAGGTACTTCCAGAACTTCACGAACGGGTTGGCCATCTCCTCCGCCTGCCTTCTTGCGTCCCACGGGCCCTGTGTGTCTCGAGGTGGGGCGTCGCTCCCCTAGTTCACAACGTCCCGACCCCGGCGTTGGGTTCCATCGTGTCAGGTCAGCCCCTGCCGTTCCAGGCGACCCCGGGGGAATTCAGGGACGACCCTGATCGATTCTGTGGATACGCGTACGGCCCCGGGGTCACAACCCGGGGCCGTACGCGTACGAAGCGTTTCTCTGCGCGTTCCTAAGCGGCGATCGTGGACGCGAGCTTCGGCGCGCCGATCGTGGTCCGCAGCTGGGTGTTCATCCGCGGCGCGGGCGAAAGCCGCAGGTCGGAGAGGTCGTCGCCGACCAGCTCGGAGACCAGGCGGCCGCCTTCGAACCCGCTCGCGGACGCGGTGGCTTCCCGCTCCGCCGGCACGGTCTCCCTCGCGGCACCGTCGACCACGCGCTCGTCGACCGGGGCCACCTCCACCGACTCGAGGGCCGTCACGTCTGCCGCGACCTTGTGGAGCAACTCGCCGAGCGGAAGGTCCAGGGCGTCGCAGATGGAAGCCAGCAGCTCGCTGGAGGCCTCCTTCTGACCACGCTCGACCTCGGACAGGTAGCCGAGGCTCACCCTGGCGGCGCGGGAGATGTCACGCAGCGTCCGACGCTGGTTGGTGCGGGCATGACGGAGCCGATCACCGATCGCCTCACGCAACAGCACGGTCATCACGCGCCTCCTTCCCGAACTGGTGCCTCCTACGTTACCCAGAGCGGTGCCCCGAGCGCAGGACTTGACACGTGCGTCCGCCAAGGGCGAACGCCCCATTCAGTGTAGATGTTCCCCGAGCAGGGAAAACGCCGAACGCACCGACGCGGTCCTGATCATGTCCCGGTCACCGGTCTCCACCAGGGTACGGACGATCCGGGTCGACGGCCCGCTGAGACCGATGTGCACGGTGCCCGGAGGCACCCCGTCCTGGGCGGTCGGGCCCGCGACGCCGGTCAGCCCCAGGCCCCACGTGGCGCCGCACCGCTCGCGAGCGCCGTCGGCCAGCTGCGCCGCCACCTCGGGGTGCACTGCGCCGTGCTCGGCCAGCAACTTCTCGTCGACGCCCGCCAGCGCGACTTTCAGCTCCGTGGCGTAGACGACGAGCCCGCCGCGCAGCACCACGCTCGCGCCCGGGATGCGGGCGACAGTGGCGCACACCAGCCCGGCGGTCAGCGACTCGGCCGTGGCCACGGTCTCCCCGCGCCGGGTCAGGGCGGCCACCAGCTGCGCGGCCGCCTCGTCGAGCTCCGCCATCAAGCGCCCGTCGCCCGGCGGCCCGCCGCGCGCAGGCGGATCGCGCGGATCAGGTAGTCGACGCCGGTGACCACGGTCAGCAGAACAGCGAGCCCCATCAGCACCCAGCGCACCGGGTCCGCGCCGGCCGGCAGCGGCAGCAGGTAGACGACGATCGCCAGGATCTGCGTCATCGTCTTGGCCTTGCCGCCGCGGCTCGCCGGAATCACACCGTGACGAATCACCCAGAAGCGCAGAAGTGTGACGCCTATCTCCCTGACCGCGATCACGATCGTGACCCACCACGGCAGCTCGCCGAGCACGCTGAGCCCGACGAGGGCGGCGCCGATGAGCGCCTTGTCCGCGATGGGGTCGGCGATCTTGCCGAAGTCGGTGATCAGGCCGTACTTGCGGGCGACCCACCCGTCGACCTGGTCGGTGGCCGAGGCGATGACGAACAAGCCCGTGGCGATCGCGCGCCACGTGGTGTCCACGCCGTCGCCGGCGAAGAGCGCGAGGACGAACAGCGGCACCAGCATCAGCCGCGAGAGCGTGAGCAGGTTCGCGACGTTCAGCGTCGGGACGGGCGTCGGTTCGGGTACGGCAGGCTCGGGCATGCGGGCGGCCCCCGTTTCAGCAGGCACCTCGTGGGTCTGGGGGGCCGCTCCCTGGGACGACGCCTGCGCGGCGCGGGTCATGCCCTCGCCGGCGTCGCTGGGTGCGGCACTCACCGGTCCGCGTCCGGCACCGGGCGGACGATCAGGTCGACCCCGGCGGAGTCGACGACCTCGCAGCGCACCAGATCGCCCACCTCGACGGCGGCACGGTCCGGGTCTTCGAGGATCACGCACTCACCGTCGACCTCGGGCGCCTGGTGGGCGGCACGGCCGACGGCGTCTTCGCCGTCCTCGGCCTCCTGCTCCACCAGCACGTCCACGAACGTGCCGATGCGATCCTCGGCCCGCTGGGCGGTGAGCTCTTCGACCAGCGCCGAGATCCGGGTGACGCGCTCGGTGACCACGGCGGGGTCGAGCTTGCCGTCGAAGGTCTCGGCCTCCGTGCCGTCCTCGTCGGAGTAGCCGAACACACCGACGGCGTCGAGGCGCGCGCCGGTGAGGAAGCGTTCGAGTTCCGCGAGGTCGTCCTCGGTCTCGCCGGGGAAGCCGACGATCACGTTGGTGCGGATCCCGGCCTCCGGCGCGTACTCGCGAATCTGCTCGGTGAGCGCGAGGAACGAGTCGGTGGACCCGAACCGGCGCATCCGGCGCAGCACCTGCTCGCTCGAGTGCTGGAAGGACAGGTCGAAGTAGTCGGCGACGCCCGGCGTGGTCGCGATGGCCTTCACCAGCTGCGGGCGCGTCTCGGCCGGCTGCAGGTAGGACACGCGCACGCGGTCGATGCCCTCGACCTCGGCCAGGCGCGGCAGCAGCAGCTCGAGGGCGCGCGTGCCGTCCCGGCCGAAGTCCTTGCCGTAGGAGGTGGAGTTCTCGCTGACGAGGAACAGCTCCTTCACGCCGTTCTCGGCGAGCCACTGCGCCTCGGCGACGATCTCCTCCGGCTGGCGCGAGACGAACGAGCCGCGGAACGACGGGATGGCGCAGAACGAGCAGCGCCGGTCGCAGCCCGACGCGATCTTCAGCGCGGCCACGGGCGAATCGTCGAGCCGGGTGCGCAGCACGCGCGGGCCCCAGCCGTGCTGGGCGTGCCCGGGGACCTCCACGGCCTCCGCGGCCGCGGGCCGCTGCACCGGGCTGATCGGCAGCAGCTTGCGCCGGTCCGACGGCGTGTGCGACGCGACCGTGCGGCCGGCCACGACGTCGTCGAGGCGGTCGGACAGCTCGGCGTAGTGGTCGAACCCGAGCACGGCGTCGGCCTCGGGCAGGCTTTCGGCCAGCTCCGTGCCGTAGCGCTCCGCCATGCACCCGACGGCCACGACCTTGCGGCCGGTGTCGGACGCGGCGAGCAGCGTGTCGACCGAGTCCTTCTTCGCCGACTCCACGAAGCCGCACGTGTTCACCACGACCACGTCGGAGTCCTCGGGGTCCGCCGCCAGCTCCCAGCCCCCGGCCGCGAGCCGTCCGGCCAGCTCCTCGGAGTCGACCTCGTTGCGGGCGCAGCCCAGGGTCACGAGGGAGACACGACGACTGCGGGCTGGCTCAGTGGTGGGAGAAGGCACGACGTTGAGGGTAGCCGCCGCACCCACGCCGGTCGGCGACGGCGTCACCCAGTGCGGTGGCCCGGCCCCGCCGGTGGGCGGGCTTTCCCGCTCCCCCACCGGCGGGGCGCGCCGAAGGTCACCCTTGCGGGGGCAGATCCGCCGGTGTCAGGAGCGTCAGTTCGGCGTCGTCGACGGACTCGAGGTCGACGTCCGGGCCGGCGAGGCGCAGCGCCTGCGCGGCGATCGCCTGCTCCAGCAAGCCGCGGGCCGAGCGGCCGTTGGCGAAGCCGCTGCCGCGGTCGATCCCGGCCATGACCGCGGGCAGCGCCGCGGTGAGGTCGGGGGCGAGCCGGTAGCCGCGCTGGGTGGTCATCGCCGTGAAGATCGCGGCCAGCTGCTCGTCGGAGTAGTCCGCGAAGTCGACGGTGCCGCCGAAGCGCGAGCGCAGGCCGGCGTTGGCGTCGAGGAAGCGGTCCATGTCGGCGGGGTAGCCGGCGGCGATGACGATCAGGTCGTCGCGGTGGTTCTCCATCTGGACCAGCAGCTCGGCGATGGCTTCCTGGCCGTAGTCGGCGTGGCCGCCGCCGTAGGTCTGCACGAGGGCGTAGGCCTCGTCGATGAACAGCACGCCGCCGAGCGCGCGTTCGCACACCTCGCGGGTCTTGGGCGCGGTCTGGCCGAGGTACTCCCCGACCAGGTCCGGCCGCGCGACCTCGACCAGGTGCCCGGACGTCAGCAGCCCCAACTCCCGGTACAGCCGCCCCATGAGCCGGGCGACGGTCGTCTTCGCCGTGCCCGGGTTGCCGGTGAAGACGAGGTGGCGGCTGCTCGCCCCGACGGGCAGGCCGGCCTTGCGCCGCCGCGCGTCCAGCCGCGCGCCGGCGACGAGCGCGCGCACGCGTTGCTTGACCGCGTCGAGGCCGATCATGCCGTCGAGCTCGGCGAGCAGGTCGTCGAGACCACGGCGTGGTCCGGCGTCGTCCGTGACCGCGACGCCGGACTCCCCGGCGCCCGGCAGATCGGCGGCGACCAAAGTGGACAGTGCCGACGCCGGGGTGTCCGGCTGCGCCGCGAGCCGGGCCGACTGCTTGCCGATCGTCGACTCCAGCACGCCGCGCGCGGAGCGGCCGTTGGCGAAGCCGCGCCCACGCGGGATGCGGCGCATGGCCTCGGGCAGTTCCGCGAGGAGGTCGTCGGAGAGCTCGTAACCCTGGCCTCGCGCGAGGACGCGGTAGATCCCGGCGAGCTCGTCGGCGGTGTAGTCGGGGAACTCGATCCGGGTGGCGAACCGCGAGCGCAGACCCGGGTTCGTCTCCAGAAAGCCGTCCATCTCCTTCGGGTAACCGGCGGCGAAGACGACGAGGTCGTCGCGGTGGTTCTCCATCTGGAGCAGGATCTCGGTGACGGCTTCGCGGCCGTAGTCGTCGTCCTTGTCCAGCGCGAGGCTGTAGGCCTCGTCGATGAAGAGCACACCGCCCGACGCGCGTTCGCACACGGCGCGAGTCTTCTTCGACGTCTCGCCGACGTACTCGCCGACCAGGTCCGGCCGCGCGACCTCGACGACGTGGCCCTTCGGCAGCGTCCCCAGCGCCTGGTAGATCTTGCCGAGCAGCCGCGCGACGGTCGTCTTGGCCGTGCCGGGGTTTCCGGTGAGCACCAGGTGTCGGCTGCGGCTGGCCACGGGCAGGCCCGCGTCACGGCGCCGGGCGTCGATCTGGGCCTCGGCGACCAGCGCGCGCACGCGCTGCTTCACCGAGTCGAGGCCGATCATCGTGTCCAGCTCGGCCAGCAGCTCCTCGATCGGCTGCCCGCTCCGCTGCTCGGCCGCGGCGACGAGCGGCGCGAGGTGCTGCTGCGTCAGGTGGATCCGGCCGTCCGCCGACGGACCGCTCGCGACGGCTTCCCGCCCGGCGGCGTCCAGCAACGCCTCGACACCGCGGGCGCCGGCGGAGAGGTTCGCCAGCTGCGCCAGCCGGTCGCGGACGTCCGGGGGCAGCACAAAGGAGCGCTCGACCGCGACGACGTCCAGCAGCGCGGCCGCGTGCGCGTGCCGGGTGAACTTCGGCAACCGGTACTGCAGCACGGCGGAAACCAGGTCCGGTGCCTCGGTGCGCAGCCGCTCGGCCACGCGCTCGGTGCCCGCGAGCACGAGCAGGCGGCAGCTGCCTTGGTCGTGCGCGTAGTCCCGCAACGCGCGCAACACACCGGCCGGATCCTTGTCCAGGAGCGTGTCGAGGTCTTCGACGAGGACCAGCGCCGGGTCGGTGCGCCGCGAGACAAACCCGCGCAGCGCGTCGCCGGCCGAGTCTTCGTCGCCCAGCACCTCGGCCGCGCCGACCGTGACGAAGTCCTCGAACCCGACGTCGGCCGCGCCGAGCTCGTCGCGCACCGACCGCCACAGCCGGCTCTGCCCCGTGTGCGGCTGGCCGACGAGCAGCACCAGCGGGTTCGGCTGCCGGTTGCCGGAAGCGTTGCGCCGTTCCCATTCCTGGTACGCGACGGTCCACTCGGCGTACGCCTGCTCGTACCGCTCCTGCTCTTTCCGGCCCCGCGCGCGGTTGCCGGCGGCGAGCAGGTCGAAGGTCATCGAGCGGGTGTTGCGGGCGAGGTCGTCGAGGAGCCCGCCCTGCTTGCCCTGGGGTCGCTCGGGTTCCGGCGGCGGCGGTTCACCCGAGCCACCCTGGCCGTGTCGCGTGCGGTCGGCCCACGAGACGACCTGCACCACGCGGCGCACGAACTCGGCCGCCGGCTCGTCGCCGGAGACGAACCCGCCGCCGCTCAGGTTTTCCACCCGGACGGGGGTTTCCGCCGGACGCGCCGGCGTCGGCGGCGCGACGGGACCGGCCGGACCGCTTTGCGGCGGCGCGGGTTGAGCGGGCACCGGCGCGGACGGGAGCGGCGGTGCCTGTGCCGGCATCGGCGGTGGCGCGGACCGACCCGGCCACGACTGTGCGGGCATCGGCCCGGACTGGGGCGGTGGCGCGGGCGGGAAACCGGTCTGGACCGGCTGAGCGGGTGGCGGTCCGGGCGGCATCGGCCGTGCGTTTTGCCCGCCCGGAGCACCAGGTCCGGCCGGCGCCGCGAACGGTCCCCGCGGACCACCTCGGCCGCCAGGTCCCGGGCCCGGCTGCCCGCCGTTCGGCGGCACCATCCGAGTCCCGGCCCGATACGCCGGATCCGGCGGCACCACCCCGAACTGCCACGCACCACCCGGTCGTGACCACTGCCACGGCTGTCCCGGCACCAGCAGCCACGAAGTGCCGTCCGGTCCGGCCAGCGTCGTCGTCCGGCCCGCCGCAGCCTCGGCCTGGGCGGCCTGGAATGCGTCCCACCCCGCGCGCGTCATCTCCCCCGCTTCCCCCTGTCGATCTCCCGGTGCCGCAGCATACGGGGATCAGGGAACCGGAGCGATCACCACTTCAGGGCGGCCTTCATCTGCTTGTCGGCGATGGGGGCCAGCGTGGTCAGGAAAGTGGCGGTGAGGTGGTTGTCGTCCATGTACACCAGCACGTTGCCGACCACCGGCGGGCAGGTGTCCTTGTCGCAGAAGTAATCCGTGAAGTCGAGGAACGACACGTTGCCCGGCACGCCGCGCGTACTCGTGTACGACGGCGCGGCCGGCTGCACGGCGTCGCGGTCGAGCACGCACACCGGGTTGGTCGGACCCTGCTGCGCGACGCAGGCGGCCATGTTGAACGCGAACCGCGGATTGTCGCGCAAGGCCACCACGGGGATGCCGGCCTTGTCCATCGCCGACCACTGGGTCACGAAGCCCGCCGGGGTCGTCTCGGTGATGCCCGCGTGGGTGTTCACGCTCGCCAGGGTGACCACGGCGTCGGGGTGCATCGCGACGATCTCGTCGGCCGCGGCCTTGTTCCAGTCCATGCAGGCCTGGTCGCCGGGCATCAGGTCGGCGTTGCTGGAGAACGGGCAGGCGCCCTTCAGCATCGACGTCACGGCCCAGCCCTCGGTCTGCACCATCGGCAGGAACGCGGCGAGGTACTGCTGCATGTGCGAGTCGCCCACGAGGACCACGCGCTTCTTCGGCGGGCCTTCGGGGTTCTGCGTGCAGACCTTGAGTTCCTCGTTGCGCGGCGACATCGTGCATTTGTCGTCGGTGATGCCCGCCCAGTCTTCGGGCAG
Protein-coding regions in this window:
- a CDS encoding quinone-dependent dihydroorotate dehydrogenase — its product is MLFEKIGRPGLYRLAYHDPELVHERTVRLLSRVGPALGPLGRVYGTDDPVTVLGLRFPNRVGLAAGMDKNGRALTAWPALGFGFVEVGTVTRHAQPGNPKPRLFSLPESDAVINRMGFNNDGAEALARRLAAQGKPRVPLGISIGKSKVTPLDEAVADYRFSLRVLHPYADYFAINVSSPNTPGLRALQDKAALGELLAELRKTSAELGGDTPLLVKVAPDLTDEALAELLEVCLGHGVAGLIATNTTLSRDGVAPAEAHLATEAGGLSGRPLTARSLEVVRFVHGRTEGKLPIIGVGGILGPDDASRLLDAGASLVQLYTGFALHGPALVRRVSRGIAGRPC
- a CDS encoding GNAT family N-acetyltransferase, whose amino-acid sequence is MLRPDYPIATERLLLRPFKLEDLDALNSFQSRADVARYLYWGPRSRAESAAALAKRVHSSSLTQEGQFLAVAVELAETGQLIGDLNLEYLSSEHRQGEIGFVFHPDHHGRGLALEATKELLRLGFEDLGLHRVVGRCDGRNSASSALMERLGMRKEAHLKENEIVKGDWTDELVYAMLEDEWKEGATG
- a CDS encoding PspA/IM30 family protein is translated as MANPFVKFWKYLMASFSSKIDEHADPKVQIQQAIEEAQRNHQALTQQAASVIGNQRQLEMKLNRQLGEVEKLQASTRQALVLADEARGKGDEQKATDFETAAESFAAQLVTAEQSIEDLKTLHDQSLQAAGQAKKAVERNATMLQQKLAERTKLLSQLEQAKMQEQVSASLNQMSQLAAPGNTPSLEEVRDKIEKRYTTALGSAELAQNSVQGRMLEVQESATQMAGHSRLEQIRASMRGDSVAQVTDGGGAAKSAGTAASADIQREVQARVQAEQGKNPA
- a CDS encoding CinA family protein codes for the protein MAELDEAAAQLVAALTRRGETVATAESLTAGLVCATVARIPGASVVLRGGLVVYATELKVALAGVDEKLLAEHGAVHPEVAAQLADGARERCGATWGLGLTGVAGPTAQDGVPPGTVHIGLSGPSTRIVRTLVETGDRDMIRTASVRSAFSLLGEHLH
- a CDS encoding helix-turn-helix domain-containing protein; this translates as MTVLLREAIGDRLRHARTNQRRTLRDISRAARVSLGYLSEVERGQKEASSELLASICDALDLPLGELLHKVAADVTALESVEVAPVDERVVDGAARETVPAEREATASASGFEGGRLVSELVGDDLSDLRLSPAPRMNTQLRTTIGAPKLASTIAA
- the pgsA gene encoding CDP-diacylglycerol--glycerol-3-phosphate 3-phosphatidyltransferase produces the protein MSAAPSDAGEGMTRAAQASSQGAAPQTHEVPAETGAARMPEPAVPEPTPVPTLNVANLLTLSRLMLVPLFVLALFAGDGVDTTWRAIATGLFVIASATDQVDGWVARKYGLITDFGKIADPIADKALIGAALVGLSVLGELPWWVTIVIAVREIGVTLLRFWVIRHGVIPASRGGKAKTMTQILAIVVYLLPLPAGADPVRWVLMGLAVLLTVVTGVDYLIRAIRLRAAGRRATGA
- the rimO gene encoding 30S ribosomal protein S12 methylthiotransferase RimO; the encoded protein is MPSPTTEPARSRRVSLVTLGCARNEVDSEELAGRLAAGGWELAADPEDSDVVVVNTCGFVESAKKDSVDTLLAASDTGRKVVAVGCMAERYGTELAESLPEADAVLGFDHYAELSDRLDDVVAGRTVASHTPSDRRKLLPISPVQRPAAAEAVEVPGHAQHGWGPRVLRTRLDDSPVAALKIASGCDRRCSFCAIPSFRGSFVSRQPEEIVAEAQWLAENGVKELFLVSENSTSYGKDFGRDGTRALELLLPRLAEVEGIDRVRVSYLQPAETRPQLVKAIATTPGVADYFDLSFQHSSEQVLRRMRRFGSTDSFLALTEQIREYAPEAGIRTNVIVGFPGETEDDLAELERFLTGARLDAVGVFGYSDEDGTEAETFDGKLDPAVVTERVTRISALVEELTAQRAEDRIGTFVDVLVEQEAEDGEDAVGRAAHQAPEVDGECVILEDPDRAAVEVGDLVRCEVVDSAGVDLIVRPVPDADR
- the atzF gene encoding allophanate hydrolase, translating into MTTLPPEPEPVPVPPPGSHQRVVAAFERLAQVDRPELWISLRTLEEVLVDAKAVDERVRAGEDLPLAGTVVAVTDLIDVAGLPTTAGCPGFSRVPVTSATAVTRLTGAGAVVLGKTNLDQFASGLAGTRSPYGAVASAGDPQKVAGGSSSGSAVAVALGIADLALGTDTAGSGRVPAALNAVVGLKPTLGLVPRTGVFPASPSFDCVSVFASTLKLGQRALAALTGPDGQDASVREWPADVRLGAGERPRVAIPDVAGLAALSGPARRAFGVAVASLEASGAVIEPIDLGVFFEAGELLSGSALVAERFASAGDVLAGKPEGVDPTVAGLVAAAGTHLAHELADAHGQVARLRAAARDALGECDALLLPTVPDHPDLREALADPLGVSARLGTYSAFVNVLDLAAVTVPVAPGDQRPFGVTIAVRAFEDQIALDLAAVLTGEQASEPYPAEGVDLVVFGAHLRGQPLHGELRGARFVTPVQTAERYRMVLLDTEPPQPGVIPGSGALDGELWRLSPAGFGQFAAALPEPFVLGHVELEDGSTPLAVLCPPAATGGAPNLDRYESWRGYLRFVSTAGLRSPG